The proteins below come from a single candidate division TA06 bacterium genomic window:
- a CDS encoding transposase, producing MTVWISDDIVSGWYYRGPQRQGGRLVYSDVAIETALKLKGIYHLPLHQTQGSVYSLFKALVVTITSPDYTRFSRRGATVNPSLQASMPSRPIALVFDSTGLKVYGEGEWKTRMHGISKRRTWRKFHLAVNASNQDFVVVWQDDRDGWVDIYARVYNYKCEPQTPEVKVNEDGIKLDHILPVVSFTDAGIAVAWQDNRDGVTKADIYFRYLKYDLSPITPSKRVNGDVEAKHFSPAIAASDSGYFTIAWISYQNHAYGDIYAQRYDRDANAINQNIKVNLSITPVACRIPSVTMGIDNVSFWTSWADSQNTSLMYQIRARYFDKNPGQRAGRHLWAVL from the coding sequence ATGACTGTTTGGATCAGTGATGATATAGTTTCCGGTTGGTATTATCGCGGTCCGCAGCGGCAAGGCGGACGATTAGTCTATTCGGATGTTGCCATTGAAACGGCGTTGAAGCTCAAAGGAATATATCATTTGCCATTGCACCAAACCCAGGGATCTGTCTATTCCCTCTTTAAAGCGCTGGTCGTGACAATAACATCGCCTGACTACACTCGGTTTTCACGGCGTGGGGCAACCGTCAACCCTTCGCTGCAGGCCTCAATGCCATCCCGCCCGATAGCGTTAGTGTTCGACAGCACCGGATTGAAGGTGTACGGAGAAGGCGAGTGGAAGACCCGGATGCATGGCATCAGCAAACGTCGCACTTGGCGCAAATTTCATCTGGCGGTCAATGCCAGCAATCAGGACTTTGTGGTGGTATGGCAGGATGACCGGGACGGCTGGGTTGATATTTATGCCCGGGTATACAATTACAAATGCGAACCACAGACTCCGGAGGTCAAGGTCAACGAGGATGGGATAAAGCTGGACCACATTCTGCCGGTGGTAAGCTTTACCGACGCCGGCATTGCCGTGGCCTGGCAGGACAACCGGGACGGCGTCACCAAAGCCGACATTTATTTCCGCTATTTAAAATATGATCTTTCGCCGATTACCCCCAGCAAAAGGGTTAACGGCGATGTTGAAGCCAAGCATTTTTCTCCGGCCATCGCGGCCTCGGATTCCGGATATTTCACTATTGCCTGGATCAGCTATCAGAACCACGCCTATGGCGACATCTATGCCCAGCGCTATGACCGCGATGCCAATGCCATTAACCAGAACATCAAGGTCAATCTTTCCATCACACCGGTGGCCTGCCGGATACCATCTGTGACTATGGGCATAGACAACGTTTCCTTCTGGACCAGTTGGGCCGATTCCCAAAACACATCCCTTATGTATCAGATCCGGGCCCGTTATTTTGACAAAAACCCGGGTCAACGGGCGGGGCGACATCTTTGGGCAGTATTATAA